One genomic segment of Paenibacillus xylanexedens includes these proteins:
- the yycF gene encoding response regulator YycF: MQGKILVVDDEQPIADILKFNLEKEGYEVICAFDGIRAVELALSEKPDLMLLDLMLPGKDGMDVCREVRAHLEMPIIMLTAKDGEIDKVLGLELGADDYVTKPFSTRELLARVKAQMRRRQKLAITAEAPEDEEKQVMRLFDLAFDMDMYTAYKGGEPLDLTHREYELLYYMAKHSGKVMTREHLLQAVWGYEYFGDVRTVDVTIRRLREKIEENPSKPETILTRRGLGYLVRSAKSVGI; encoded by the coding sequence ATGCAGGGGAAGATTTTGGTGGTGGACGATGAACAGCCCATCGCGGACATTCTGAAGTTTAATTTGGAAAAAGAGGGGTACGAGGTCATCTGTGCATTTGATGGCATTCGTGCGGTTGAACTGGCGTTATCCGAGAAACCGGATCTGATGCTGCTGGATCTGATGCTCCCGGGCAAGGACGGTATGGATGTCTGTCGTGAGGTGCGCGCTCATCTGGAGATGCCGATCATTATGCTTACCGCCAAGGATGGCGAGATCGACAAGGTGCTTGGTCTGGAACTGGGTGCGGATGATTACGTGACGAAGCCATTCAGTACGCGTGAGCTGCTTGCACGGGTGAAGGCACAGATGCGCAGACGGCAAAAGCTTGCGATTACGGCCGAAGCGCCGGAAGATGAGGAAAAGCAGGTCATGCGACTATTTGATCTGGCGTTTGATATGGACATGTATACGGCTTACAAAGGCGGGGAACCGCTCGATCTAACCCACCGTGAGTACGAACTTCTCTATTATATGGCGAAGCATTCCGGCAAGGTTATGACACGAGAACATCTGCTGCAAGCGGTGTGGGGATATGAATATTTCGGCGATGTACGCACCGTGGATGTTACGATTCGTCGTCTGCGTGAGAAGATTGAGGAGAATCCGAGCAAACCGGAAACGATTCTGACTCGCCGCGGGCTCGGTTATCTCGTGCGCAGTGCCAAAAGCGTGGGGATATAA
- a CDS encoding class I SAM-dependent methyltransferase: MNLYHSNSEPSLKKFTEATNERYEQGLREADQPFIGWDFSYVTGSGRLQSGMLPWSYGTMARRLLNQTERLLDMGTGGGEMLSRLLPLPPYTCATEGYLPNIPIAEERLQPLGVKVLPVTDDSQLPFKDAEFDLILNRHESYDEQEVKRILSVGGMFLTQQVGWSDCREINDRLGIPMPVDYDGWELDRAVLQLEQCGFRILEQREATPAQRFYDIGALVYYLKTIPWQVPDFKVEQFRQPLMDIHMEMEHNGFWEVQQKRFVILAVKE; encoded by the coding sequence ATGAACTTATATCATTCTAATTCAGAACCATCATTAAAAAAGTTTACCGAGGCGACGAATGAGCGATACGAGCAAGGGTTGCGAGAGGCGGATCAGCCGTTTATTGGCTGGGATTTTAGCTATGTAACAGGGAGTGGGCGGCTCCAGAGCGGAATGTTGCCTTGGTCATATGGAACAATGGCGCGCCGATTGTTGAATCAAACAGAACGATTGCTCGACATGGGGACTGGTGGAGGAGAAATGCTGTCCAGACTCCTTCCACTTCCTCCATACACATGTGCGACCGAAGGTTATCTCCCCAATATACCGATTGCAGAGGAACGTTTACAGCCGCTCGGTGTGAAGGTGCTTCCAGTGACTGATGATTCGCAGCTTCCTTTTAAAGATGCGGAATTCGATCTGATTCTTAATCGGCATGAGTCGTATGATGAGCAGGAAGTTAAGCGGATTCTATCGGTAGGGGGAATGTTTCTAACTCAACAGGTAGGTTGGTCAGATTGCAGGGAGATCAATGATCGGCTCGGCATTCCTATGCCAGTGGATTACGATGGATGGGAGCTGGATCGTGCCGTTCTTCAGCTGGAACAGTGTGGATTCCGTATTCTGGAGCAACGGGAAGCAACTCCCGCGCAGCGTTTCTATGATATAGGCGCACTGGTCTATTATCTAAAGACTATCCCGTGGCAAGTACCTGATTTCAAAGTGGAACAGTTCCGTCAGCCGTTAATGGATATTCATATGGAGATGGAGCACAATGGATTTTGGGAAGTACAGCAAAAGCGATTTGTAATTCTTGCAGTCAAAGAATAG
- a CDS encoding MBL fold metallo-hydrolase gives MGIYFTVLSSGSTGNATVIQHGGTSLMIDAGLSAKRLDALFQEREISGAELDGILVTHEHSDHIKGLGAMSRKYNLPIYANLNTWAALEKSVGAIPEENRRVFETGEKHDFGSLRVESFGISHDAAEPVGYTFDDGTEKLSVATDLGYMSDKVRDAISDSDVLVLEANHDVELLRMGRYPWNTKRRILSDIGHLSNEAAGAALSELMNGRIKRTYLAHLSRDHNMMDLAKMSVRDAMESRGCFYRDHEFKLCDTYYDRPTPWDRVGEP, from the coding sequence ATGGGGATATATTTTACCGTGTTATCCAGCGGTTCGACAGGTAATGCCACAGTCATACAGCATGGGGGTACCTCTCTCATGATTGACGCGGGTCTTAGTGCGAAGCGATTGGATGCACTGTTTCAGGAAAGGGAGATTTCTGGGGCAGAACTGGACGGGATTCTGGTTACACATGAACATTCCGATCACATTAAAGGACTAGGCGCGATGTCTCGGAAATATAATTTACCAATCTACGCGAATCTGAATACGTGGGCGGCACTGGAGAAGTCGGTTGGGGCGATTCCAGAGGAAAACCGGAGGGTATTTGAGACGGGTGAAAAGCATGATTTTGGGTCACTGCGCGTGGAATCCTTCGGGATCTCGCATGATGCGGCTGAGCCGGTAGGGTACACATTCGATGATGGTACGGAGAAGCTGTCTGTTGCAACGGATCTCGGGTACATGAGCGACAAGGTTCGCGATGCAATCTCTGATTCCGACGTGCTGGTGCTGGAGGCGAATCATGATGTCGAATTGCTGCGTATGGGGCGTTATCCATGGAACACCAAGCGCCGGATTTTGAGCGACATTGGGCATCTGTCGAACGAAGCGGCAGGTGCAGCGCTTAGTGAACTGATGAACGGACGCATCAAGCGCACGTATCTGGCACATCTTAGCCGAGATCATAATATGATGGACTTGGCGAAAATGTCGGTGCGCGACGCGATGGAGAGCCGTGGATGTTTTTATCGGGATCATGAGTTCAAACTCTGTGATACGTATTACGACCGTCCTACGCCATGGGATAGGGTGGGTGAGCCATAA
- a CDS encoding peptidoglycan DD-metalloendopeptidase family protein has protein sequence MKGFRGIRQPGKDRVHEQSGEHRTAEDKNNMSMSTFSVNKKRVLASRKWIITAACGVFIAASLGFAGKQYVTANTVPYYKVMVKGSEIGTIADEAQLQQLFTDKTEEYQHKYPDAEMVLNTDGITTETVRAYKPEVNSDETLDKLGDMLTAYAKGVELKVDGEVIGIVKDQATADAILEQVQSKYISASAVRSSLKTKSVSANSSKKDEGPSTTLKSVGIKEDVATDVVKADPNKIWDVSEAVKALTVGKDAPVTYVVREGDTISSIAAKYEITQSEIRQHNPGIKETSLQIGDELTLTVPKPAVTVKSVEQVVEQIEIKPQVEVRKSDELKAGTTKVVRPGQSGLKSMQYRITKENGEVVQEEWLGQEVIKAAVTEVVLSGTKVVGEGTGEFAWPVSNATMSSSFGQRWGRQHKGVDLVGNRDVKASDEGVITFAGQKSGYGNVIIINHRNGYETLYGHLNSIGVKVGQVVEKGESIGVMGNTGRSTGTHLHFEIIKNGTVENPLTYLN, from the coding sequence ATGAAAGGTTTCAGAGGCATACGCCAACCGGGCAAAGACCGGGTACACGAACAATCCGGGGAACACCGGACGGCCGAAGACAAAAACAACATGAGCATGTCCACCTTCAGTGTGAATAAGAAGCGCGTTCTGGCCTCGCGCAAATGGATCATTACAGCAGCATGTGGTGTATTCATCGCAGCATCGCTCGGGTTCGCAGGCAAACAATATGTTACTGCAAACACCGTACCGTACTATAAAGTAATGGTTAAAGGTAGCGAGATTGGTACCATTGCAGATGAGGCACAATTACAACAACTATTTACAGACAAAACTGAGGAATATCAACATAAATATCCGGATGCAGAGATGGTGCTGAACACAGATGGCATCACAACCGAAACGGTAAGAGCGTACAAACCTGAAGTGAACAGTGACGAGACGCTGGACAAACTGGGTGACATGCTGACAGCCTACGCCAAAGGTGTGGAGCTTAAGGTAGATGGTGAAGTCATTGGTATTGTGAAGGATCAGGCAACAGCTGATGCAATCCTGGAACAAGTGCAGAGCAAATACATATCGGCATCGGCTGTGCGAAGTTCGCTTAAGACGAAGTCGGTATCGGCTAACTCCTCGAAGAAAGACGAGGGACCAAGCACAACCCTGAAGTCGGTAGGCATCAAGGAAGATGTAGCGACAGATGTGGTGAAGGCTGATCCAAATAAAATATGGGATGTGTCCGAGGCGGTTAAAGCTTTAACCGTTGGTAAAGACGCGCCTGTAACTTATGTGGTTCGTGAAGGAGATACGATCTCTTCGATCGCTGCCAAGTATGAAATAACACAAAGCGAGATTCGCCAGCATAATCCGGGCATCAAGGAAACGTCGCTTCAAATCGGAGACGAACTGACCTTGACCGTTCCGAAACCGGCGGTAACCGTTAAATCGGTTGAGCAGGTTGTTGAACAGATTGAGATCAAACCACAAGTGGAAGTGCGCAAAAGTGACGAGTTGAAAGCAGGTACAACAAAAGTCGTGCGCCCAGGACAAAGCGGCTTGAAAAGCATGCAGTACCGTATAACCAAAGAAAATGGTGAAGTGGTTCAGGAAGAGTGGCTTGGTCAGGAAGTGATTAAAGCAGCTGTAACTGAAGTAGTCCTTAGCGGAACAAAAGTTGTTGGTGAGGGCACAGGTGAATTTGCTTGGCCGGTATCAAATGCAACGATGAGTAGCAGCTTTGGACAACGTTGGGGTCGCCAGCACAAAGGTGTCGATCTGGTAGGTAACCGCGATGTGAAAGCGTCTGATGAGGGTGTAATTACTTTTGCAGGACAGAAAAGCGGTTATGGTAATGTCATCATTATTAACCACCGTAACGGATACGAAACACTGTATGGACATTTGAACAGCATTGGCGTTAAGGTTGGACAAGTGGTTGAAAAAGGCGAGAGTATCGGCGTTATGGGCAACACGGGTCGTTCGACTGGAACACATCTGCATTTTGAGATTATTAAGAATGGAACGGTAGAAAATCCGTTAACGTATTTGAACTAA
- the yycI gene encoding two-component system regulatory protein YycI: MDWGRAKNVLIYAFLLLNLVLGYQIWMDARETAGANLDFTSLADNTQQAMEEKGIQVLAPIPNETPKLPKLSYEFIEEDKAGVDMELEQPVDSKLIFSQSELEDALEREIPQIGTYRLDQLMAEDGAFVLHPLVDGKWPLFNVSLELFYSDQKITGYRQTPVRITTAEESDQQVLPASKALGTLIENFLPNDAIVKDIQLGYYGQLFNSDIQVAMPAWRFVLESGEVLYVQGISGDVFSPKTDKPGE; this comes from the coding sequence TTGGATTGGGGACGGGCGAAAAATGTGTTGATCTATGCCTTTCTGCTGCTCAATCTGGTGCTGGGATACCAGATCTGGATGGATGCGCGGGAGACGGCCGGAGCCAATCTGGACTTCACCTCACTGGCAGATAATACACAGCAGGCGATGGAAGAGAAGGGCATTCAGGTGCTGGCTCCGATTCCGAATGAAACGCCGAAGCTACCGAAGTTGTCCTATGAGTTCATTGAAGAGGACAAGGCTGGCGTGGATATGGAACTGGAACAGCCTGTAGATAGCAAATTGATCTTCTCGCAGAGTGAGCTGGAAGATGCATTAGAGCGTGAGATTCCACAGATCGGGACATACCGGCTGGATCAACTGATGGCCGAGGATGGGGCTTTTGTGCTTCACCCACTGGTGGATGGCAAATGGCCGCTCTTCAATGTGAGTCTGGAGCTATTCTACAGCGACCAGAAAATAACGGGTTACCGTCAAACTCCAGTGCGGATTACAACCGCAGAGGAGAGCGATCAGCAGGTGCTTCCGGCGTCGAAGGCGCTGGGAACGCTGATCGAGAACTTTTTGCCAAATGATGCAATTGTCAAAGATATTCAGCTGGGCTATTACGGCCAGTTGTTCAATTCAGATATACAGGTAGCGATGCCGGCATGGCGGTTCGTGCTGGAAAGTGGCGAAGTGTTGTATGTGCAGGGCATCAGTGGGGATGTATTCAGTCCCAAGACAGACAAACCAGGGGAGTAA
- the walK gene encoding cell wall metabolism sensor histidine kinase WalK, translating into MGRFARFSFFRTIQAKLIIIYVLLILIAMQLIGVYFVSAMKNSLTSNFTEDLQARAEMLSVLVGETMAGGEAEAGEDKTENLRVLVNNLFNINGAEIQVLDASGKVLTTSLSSHSDYVGRKNTQTVVSRALQGIRDNEEYIVDEDNVRKKVVAKPVLSGGKIIGAVYIAASMNELYSTMEGINKIFISGILIALLLTAVLGVILSHTITQPIKEVTRRATAVAEGNFDQQTPVFGTDEIGQLSRAFNYMTSRLRDALSLNEEEKEKLTSILTNMSDGVVATDEYGKVILVNRRASSILGMHPADIEGRHFAILLGIDPEDAEALASGFTGSTLLQIAPAGQEEPVVIRMTFTPVHRRERGITGTIAVLQDVTEQEELEASRREFVANVSHELRTPLTTIKSYAEALDDGALEDPQLAGRFVGVIQNETERMIRLVTDLLHLSRLDSKEALLRKQPTDILEMLEEVTDRFSFQMHQKDIQPVLSVENDIPAVPLDRDQIDQVLDNVVSNALKYTLEGGTITIAARRSDEHALAISVSDTGMGIPQRDLDRIFERFYRVDKARSRSMGGTGLGLSIAREIVKAHDGSISLESEVDVGTTVTFTLPMREKGGEHREGTD; encoded by the coding sequence ATGGGCCGATTCGCGCGATTCTCGTTCTTCCGAACGATTCAGGCGAAATTGATCATTATCTATGTACTGCTGATTCTGATTGCGATGCAATTGATCGGGGTTTATTTTGTGAGCGCGATGAAGAACTCACTAACGAGCAACTTTACGGAAGACTTGCAGGCGCGTGCGGAGATGCTGTCGGTTCTCGTGGGGGAGACGATGGCGGGTGGAGAAGCAGAAGCTGGCGAGGACAAAACGGAAAATCTGCGTGTGCTGGTGAACAATCTGTTCAACATTAATGGTGCCGAGATTCAGGTGCTGGATGCCAGCGGCAAGGTACTCACGACCTCGCTAAGTTCACATTCGGATTATGTCGGGCGCAAAAACACCCAGACCGTCGTCAGCCGTGCGCTGCAAGGCATTCGGGACAATGAGGAATATATCGTGGACGAGGATAATGTTCGCAAAAAGGTCGTCGCCAAGCCGGTGCTGTCCGGCGGTAAGATCATTGGTGCGGTCTACATCGCGGCATCCATGAACGAGCTGTATTCCACGATGGAGGGAATCAACAAAATCTTTATCTCCGGCATTCTGATTGCCTTGTTGTTAACGGCGGTGCTTGGCGTGATCCTGTCCCATACGATTACACAGCCGATTAAAGAAGTCACTCGGAGAGCGACAGCGGTCGCAGAAGGTAACTTTGATCAGCAGACACCTGTATTTGGCACGGATGAGATTGGTCAGCTCAGTCGGGCTTTTAACTATATGACCAGCCGGCTTCGGGATGCACTTTCACTGAATGAAGAGGAGAAGGAGAAGTTGACCTCCATTCTGACGAATATGAGTGATGGTGTGGTGGCTACGGATGAGTACGGTAAAGTCATTCTCGTAAACCGTCGTGCCAGCAGCATTCTGGGTATGCATCCTGCGGATATTGAAGGAAGACACTTTGCCATATTACTCGGCATTGATCCGGAGGATGCGGAAGCCCTCGCGAGTGGCTTCACAGGTTCAACGCTGCTGCAGATTGCACCCGCTGGACAAGAAGAGCCTGTGGTTATTCGGATGACGTTCACACCGGTTCATCGACGTGAACGGGGGATCACGGGAACCATTGCCGTACTTCAGGATGTTACTGAGCAGGAAGAACTTGAAGCATCCCGGCGTGAATTCGTAGCCAATGTATCCCATGAACTGCGTACACCACTGACCACGATCAAGAGTTACGCGGAAGCACTGGATGACGGTGCACTGGAAGATCCGCAACTTGCCGGTCGTTTCGTTGGTGTTATTCAGAACGAGACGGAGCGAATGATACGACTGGTTACGGATCTGCTGCATCTATCTCGGCTGGATTCCAAAGAGGCTTTGCTACGTAAACAGCCAACCGATATCCTGGAAATGCTGGAGGAAGTGACGGATCGATTCTCGTTTCAGATGCATCAGAAGGATATTCAGCCTGTGCTGTCTGTAGAGAATGATATTCCGGCTGTTCCGCTGGATCGTGACCAGATTGATCAGGTGCTGGATAATGTCGTATCCAATGCGCTGAAATATACATTGGAAGGCGGCACCATTACGATTGCGGCTAGACGCAGTGATGAACACGCACTTGCCATCTCGGTATCGGATACCGGAATGGGTATCCCACAGCGCGATCTGGATCGCATTTTTGAGCGGTTTTATCGGGTGGACAAGGCTCGTTCCCGCAGTATGGGAGGCACAGGGCTAGGACTGTCCATTGCCCGGGAAATTGTGAAGGCACATGATGGAAGCATCTCTTTGGAGTCTGAAGTAGATGTGGGAACGACAGTAACGTTCACACTGCCGATGCGGGAGAAAGGGGGTGAGCACCGTGAAGGAACGGATTAA
- a CDS encoding YycH family regulatory protein codes for MKERIKSLVLAALVVASLVQSCFLIYRLPGGGDSIVTSETNYVKTENMGQERNIEELIFPDQMIIHLGEDKHTVFYPGNTFYQLIYSRLQGRAFDDFQRRSVQSVNWDQIRKENPGFELLFKEGIPVALLQRVMRLGTDSLFQGETINRISIYTSKNETKAHALFFSAKGDVVYEATQADLTVQDVQQHVDFGTNWTPYTLMDGGYYIPAEALETIEADVPTGQFTVEQMQRSLFFDPSMTRNIREKDGSEIYTDSKRSLQVKQEQRWISYTDPAAPPAGQIDPAKDALSAVDFVNQHGGWKGRSRMMLETADSKTQLEFQQYYGSYPIMDSMQFRFGTISMEMQQETVSSYERSLEYLNEGAETKKSVKLPGGDKLKALIKKVAGENRQVVDVYPAYRPSSIEDGLKLIPVWVIRFGNGEETTVS; via the coding sequence GTGAAGGAACGGATTAAATCCTTGGTGCTTGCTGCCCTTGTTGTAGCCAGTCTGGTTCAGAGTTGTTTTCTGATCTACCGTTTGCCCGGAGGCGGGGATTCCATTGTGACGTCAGAAACGAACTATGTGAAGACGGAAAATATGGGTCAGGAACGCAATATTGAAGAATTGATCTTCCCTGATCAGATGATTATTCATCTGGGTGAGGATAAACATACGGTGTTTTACCCTGGCAATACGTTCTATCAGTTAATCTATTCGCGGTTACAGGGGCGGGCGTTCGATGATTTTCAGCGCCGCAGTGTGCAATCGGTGAACTGGGATCAGATTCGCAAGGAGAACCCTGGGTTTGAGCTATTGTTCAAAGAAGGTATTCCCGTAGCATTGTTACAGCGGGTGATGAGGCTTGGGACGGATTCCTTATTTCAAGGGGAGACGATTAACCGAATTTCGATCTATACGTCCAAAAATGAAACGAAGGCCCATGCGCTGTTCTTCAGCGCCAAGGGAGACGTGGTATACGAAGCAACGCAGGCGGACCTGACAGTACAAGACGTGCAACAGCATGTTGACTTCGGTACGAACTGGACGCCATATACGCTGATGGATGGCGGGTATTATATCCCAGCCGAAGCTCTGGAGACGATTGAGGCAGATGTGCCGACAGGGCAGTTCACGGTTGAGCAAATGCAGCGTAGTCTGTTTTTCGATCCAAGCATGACCCGGAATATCCGGGAAAAAGATGGATCGGAGATCTACACGGATAGTAAACGTAGTCTGCAGGTAAAACAGGAACAGCGCTGGATCAGTTACACCGATCCGGCGGCACCGCCTGCGGGACAGATTGATCCCGCGAAGGATGCGTTGTCTGCGGTTGACTTTGTGAATCAGCATGGTGGCTGGAAAGGCCGTTCGCGCATGATGCTGGAGACCGCCGACAGCAAGACGCAGCTTGAATTCCAACAGTATTATGGTAGCTATCCGATTATGGATTCCATGCAGTTCCGCTTTGGCACGATCAGTATGGAGATGCAGCAGGAGACGGTATCCAGTTATGAGCGATCACTGGAATACCTGAACGAAGGTGCAGAGACGAAGAAATCGGTAAAGTTGCCTGGCGGAGACAAGCTGAAGGCTCTTATTAAAAAGGTCGCAGGTGAGAATCGTCAGGTCGTAGACGTGTACCCGGCATATCGTCCTTCTTCGATTGAGGACGGACTAAAGCTGATCCCGGTATGGGTGATCCGCTTTGGAAACGGGGAGGAAACTACCGTATCTTGA
- a CDS encoding IS110 family transposase: MKSTTKFIGLDVSKEKISVAIADEGQDKPRYYGTIAHAPAALRKLIKELGPASSLSFCYEAGPTGYETYRWIESMGAHCVVIAPSLIPKRSGDHVKTDQRDAEQLARLFRAGELTPIYVPAREDEALRELVRARESAKEDAHRARQRVLKFLLRHQIHPPEQIKRRWTKKYRVWLGQLTFPNAPMQIAFTEYLHAMDEIEQRIGRLEKALIEEAATSSKADLIQILQSLRGIGFLTAVTLAAEIGSFARFRSPAQLMAYLGLVPREHSSGVRTQRGSLTKAGNGRLRRTLIESAWSYRHRPAIKGDLARRLEGLPADIQLISWKAQERLHRKFRRLVYGLNKHKNVAVTAVARELTGFIWAVARTLELPNAQ; the protein is encoded by the coding sequence ATGAAGTCTACCACAAAATTCATCGGTTTAGATGTATCCAAAGAAAAAATTTCTGTTGCTATTGCTGACGAGGGTCAAGACAAGCCGCGGTATTACGGCACCATTGCTCATGCGCCTGCTGCCTTACGCAAACTCATCAAAGAATTGGGTCCGGCAAGCTCCCTCTCGTTTTGTTATGAGGCCGGTCCTACAGGATACGAAACCTACCGCTGGATCGAATCCATGGGGGCCCATTGTGTCGTCATTGCCCCTTCACTCATCCCCAAGCGCTCCGGCGATCACGTGAAAACCGATCAACGGGATGCCGAGCAACTGGCACGTCTGTTCCGTGCAGGCGAGCTTACGCCGATTTACGTTCCAGCACGTGAAGATGAGGCGCTTCGTGAATTGGTTCGGGCACGCGAATCGGCAAAAGAAGATGCTCACCGGGCTCGTCAACGCGTGCTCAAATTTTTATTGCGTCACCAGATCCATCCGCCTGAACAAATCAAACGTCGCTGGACGAAAAAATATCGCGTATGGCTTGGACAACTGACCTTCCCGAATGCGCCTATGCAGATTGCGTTTACGGAGTACCTTCATGCCATGGACGAGATCGAGCAACGCATCGGTCGACTGGAAAAAGCCTTGATTGAAGAGGCGGCGACCAGCTCTAAAGCCGATTTGATTCAAATTTTACAGTCTCTGCGTGGCATTGGATTTCTCACGGCCGTCACGCTTGCTGCGGAGATTGGTTCCTTTGCCCGTTTCCGTTCCCCTGCTCAGCTCATGGCTTACTTGGGCCTGGTTCCGCGTGAGCATTCGTCTGGAGTCCGTACCCAACGAGGCTCGCTCACCAAAGCGGGAAATGGACGATTGCGTCGCACCTTGATTGAATCGGCATGGAGTTACCGCCATCGGCCTGCGATTAAAGGGGACTTGGCCCGCCGTTTGGAAGGTCTGCCTGCGGACATACAGCTCATTTCCTGGAAAGCTCAGGAACGGCTGCACCGAAAATTCCGCCGTTTAGTTTATGGATTAAACAAACACAAAAATGTCGCGGTCACCGCGGTGGCCAGGGAACTGACCGGGTTCATTTGGGCGGTCGCCCGAACGTTGGAGCTACCGAACGCTCAGTAA